The following proteins are co-located in the Styela clava chromosome 15, kaStyClav1.hap1.2, whole genome shotgun sequence genome:
- the LOC120334001 gene encoding large ribosomal subunit protein bL19m-like, producing MLQKYSLNLANRICKNSKISAFSVILRQFESTFVAPERPTLKSRTDASKRASVEGREDPEIFSPEYVPRQVLPEWHRNNLKYRLERMDCLRRRQNIDIPEFYPGSIVRVTVADQYAQEKVSKFAGRVLYRDGFGMDCHFCLRNILDGEAVEIIYQLYSPIIQKIEVLRLEKWIDTDLRYLRDASDSSICTIDLDMIPEAILPPSEKLPVFEKKIKMRPWKRWNWKYHRSWPQPQNAYLNEHFVEEELIMNEKYIDLHSWRKFDICRHHDFIQEKKDIMEEMKVNKLRIRGRRKRGNTR from the coding sequence ATGCTACAAAAATACAGTCTCAATTTAGCGAATCGAATATGCAAGAATTCAAAGATTTCAGCGTTTTCTGTAATTTTACGACAGTTTGAATCAACGTTTGTTGCTCCTGAACGACCGACGTTAAAATCTCGTACGGATGCATCAAAACGAGCTTCCGTGGAAGGGAGGGAAGACCCAGAAATTTTTTCACCTGAATACGTCCCTCGACAAGTTTTACCAGAATGGCATCGAAATAACTTAAAATACAGGTTGGAAAGAATGGATTGTCTGCGCAGAAGACAAAATATTGATATACCGGAGTTCTATCCTGGTTCGATTGTCAGAGTTACCGTGGCTGATCAATATGCCCAAGAAAAAGTTTCAAAGTTTGCTGGAAGGGTGTTATATCGAGATGGTTTTGGAATGGACTGTCATTTTTGTTTGCGTAATATTCTTGACGGGGAAGCGGTTGAGATTATATATCAACTTTACAGTCCCATAATCCAAAAAATCGAAGTCTTACGATTAGAAAAATGGATTGATACTGACTTACGATATTTACGAGACGCTAGTGACAGTTCCATTTGTACAATCGACCTCGATATGATTCCGGAAGCGATTTTACCGCCCTCTGAAAAGTTACctgtttttgaaaagaaaattaaaatgagGCCGTGGAAAAGATGGAATTGGAAGTACCATAGATCATGGCCGCAGCCGCAAAATGCTTATTTGAATGAACATTTCGTTGAGGAGGAACTcataatgaatgaaaaatatatcgATCTGCATTCCTGGCGGAAATTCGATATTTGTCGTCACCATGATTTTATCCAGGAAAAGAAGGATATAATGGAAGAAATGAAAGTAAATAAACTAAGAATAAGAGGGAGGAGAAAAAGGGGGAATACCCGATAA
- the LOC120334000 gene encoding mitochondrial outer membrane protein SLC25A46-like, which translates to MDGFPGKGTGVGDQLHSVGGSGRDPPKSFTKLKPKPGSGTKKTNIKAPKPKRSVTWSPASFLKYEESLAKLGAEHAATNMAAYSEEFKDSPQPGLSMRAGSSEPRIHPAASEHSRRLATFGISLTNTLSDVVIVYPCLVLRRQCQVNNVGQRYHYTPFTIMGVAFNLQRSQGFTCLWKGVGSYLMVNALTFGVESGLSESTKKLPKEVDRHSTLKDIAGHVLLKALSAGLVMPFYSAHLVESIQSEAASETPGIFYFITEGFSRLFGFAGVQSRRMLPFRHLLLPTVLYFLLRYILTNLLQFSILSGFRLREKRKHDQALNSAHPFSPVDTAYMSVPSTSRQAVNQVPLTTTISTSRHATTQYHQLLSNFIAQVITDVLLYPFETIIFRLHVQGTRTIIDDMDRGSGFLPVSSRYEGCLDCLSTVVTYEGKGGLYRGFGALMLQHLLKFSILKIIHLSLQLSSPTI; encoded by the coding sequence ATGGATGGTTTTCCTGGAAAAGGAACTGGAGTTGGCGACCAACTTCATAGTGTTGGTGGTAGTGGACGAGACCCACCAAAAAGTTttaccaaactgaaaccaaagcCCGGATCTGGTACAAAAAAGACCAATATCAAGGCACCAAAACCTAAAAGATCAGTTACCTGGTCTCCTGCTAGTTTCCTAAAGTATGAAGAAAGCCTGGCAAAGCTAGGTGCTGAGCACGCAGCAACGAACATGGCAGCCTATTCGGAAGAATTTAAGGATTCTCCTCAACCTGGACTAAGCATGCGAGCTGGCTCATCTGAACCCAGAATTCACCCAGCTGCTTCGGAACATTCTCGCAGGCTTGCAACATTTGGGATAAGTTTGACAAACACTTTGAGTGATGTGGTGATTGTTTATCCTTGTTTAGTCTTACGCCGACAATGCCAAGTTAACAATGTTGGCCAACGATATCATTATACTCCTTTTACTATAATGGGAGTGGCGTTTAATTTACAACGTAGCCAAGGCTTTACTTGTCTTTGGAAAGGCGTCGGAAGTTATTTAATGGTCAATGCTCTCACATTTGGTGTTGAATCAGGTCTGAGTGAATCAACGAAAAAGTTACCAAAAGAAGTTGACCGGCATTCCACTTTGAAAGACATAGCTGGTCATGTTTTATTGAAAGCATTGTCAGCGGGATTAGTAATGCCATTTTATTCAGCTCATCTTGTGGAGAGTATACAAAGTGAAGCAGCAAGTGAAACACCTGGTATATTTTACTTCATAACGGAAGGTTTTTCACGATTATTTGGTTTCGCTGGTGTACAAAGTCGAAGAATGCTACCCTTTCGTCATTTACTTCTTCCTACTGTGCTTTATTTTCTTTTGCGATACATTTTAACCAACTTGCTGCAATTTAGTATTCTAAGTGGATTTCGTTTGCGAGAAAAGAGAAAGCATGACCAAGCACTTAATTCTGCCCATCCCTTTTCACCCGTCGATACAGCGTATATGTCAGTACCTAGTACTTCACGGCAGGCGGTGAACCAAGTCCcactaacaacaacaatatcCACGTCTCGACATGCAACAACGCAATATCATCAATTATTATCTAATTTTATTGCACAAGTTATAACAGACGTATTACTCTATCCTTTTGAAACTATTATTTTCCGACTTCATGTCCAAGGGACTCGTACAATTATAGACGATATGGACAGGGGTTCTGGTTTCCTTCCAGTTAGCTCAAGATATGAAGGTTGTCTTGATTGTCTTTCTACTGTGGTTACTTATGAAGGCAAAGGTGGACTTTACCGAGGATTTGGTGCATTAATGTTACAACATTTACTgaagttttcaattttgaaaattattcatttatcGCTGCAATTATCTTCACCTACTATATAG